A portion of the Methanococcus voltae genome contains these proteins:
- a CDS encoding cobaltochelatase subunit CobN, whose translation MIKIGFVSTTDSDDAIFVEALNQIKNDLINKCNSDENKDNNNEYKNNINLSDYLEFKVFPYKSDEEKYLEFKEFSKNANIVFTKLMGGKDSFSQFEDFKEHLKNYNVPFLPLPTIGESHPELDEAVTVSNEVKLEVTKYLGLDGIKNYKNLIIYLSKNFGKVSDNKSDNKSTNHSANKSDNLLKNPILALDFEKPKAVPWQGITWDNKYFEETEDYLEYVKEKYDYSEEEMQIKPKIGVIFYRNFYISNNRQHIEFICNNLFEKGALPIPVFYASLENDLGCIGIRKTFEKYFYANKIEKFGETIIDALLNTSMFTLSMGTRTDLIEGEAEFLTNLNVPIIQANVLLNDFKQWHESIAGMSPMDLVIGVAMPEFDGCIIHFPISSSERLGYNELNTEIKKYIPIEDRAEKLVDMTINYSVLNKKPIPDKKIAIVFHNYPPRNDKIACAHGLDSPESVLNILKTMENVGYIVNTEYENGTELIKQMLNCATNDLRYMTEDKIKNAVGKISREDYKEWYDNLSEKVKKELVRDWGDIPGEVMNFDGNLIIPGILEGNVFISVQPQRGYSDNKEALYHSVDIVPPHHYLAYYKWIKNVFKADAVMHIGKHGTLEWLPGKGLGLSEDCYPDVCSELPNIYPYIVNNPGEGTQAKRRGYATIITHLIPPMTISEIYDDLMTLERSIDEYYELDGTENKVNDVADVDINNKGDIIDTDKIMTDKKKFLKQEIIEKIRELKLDEDLMDSKILDDFETTGRKNSERTTNKEEESNSTDERYVNYLNSIDKEEFDDFLTKIHNYLEDLKTRQINDGLHIMGVPLYDNKLNNMLFMITRWQYQYLEILSGCMGYNWNELNEDKGKNHFIIDKIYEIGSNLLFEYEKLDFDKNRVNELYDFCKNPENLENLNNLDNLENLNNLDNLENLNNLENMENMEKKDIPYHISLTKDLKEVLATISGIHENLMKVDDELTNTVRGIAGEYIPPRIAGAPTRDTRCIPTGRNFYSCNPEEIPTNSANDLGIKLANQLIDKYVAEEGDYPEYLGVVVWSSPTMRTKGDDIAEILHLLGVKPVWKNKKVIGTEVIPLEELKRPRIDVTLRISGLLRDTFPQIIYLIDDAIKVVAKLDEPDEMNFIKKHYKEEMAEKINSGMSEVEAEKTSLYRIFGDRAGTYGAGIAELITEQNWETVEDMGKVYVEWGCNAYGRDFYGVVAKDEFIRQLSRIQATVKNEDNQEGDILEGDDFNSYHGGLIAAVTHYSGKQPKSYIGDSSNPNKLETKHLKEECKQIFRTKIMNPKWIKGMKRHGYKGAGDMSKMIDNTFAWDATSNIADDWMYETIAKTYVFDKEMQEFFEENNPYAELNIIERLFEADARNMWNASEETLEKLRQRYLEIDGDLEENM comes from the coding sequence ATGATAAAAATAGGCTTTGTATCAACTACAGACAGTGATGATGCCATTTTTGTAGAGGCTTTGAATCAAATAAAAAATGATTTAATAAATAAATGTAATTCTGACGAAAATAAAGATAATAATAATGAATATAAAAATAATATCAATTTAAGTGATTATTTGGAATTTAAGGTTTTTCCCTATAAAAGTGATGAGGAAAAATACCTTGAATTTAAAGAATTTTCAAAGAATGCTAACATTGTATTTACTAAATTAATGGGCGGTAAAGATTCATTTTCACAATTTGAAGATTTTAAAGAACATTTAAAAAATTACAACGTACCATTTTTACCATTACCTACTATAGGAGAGTCACACCCTGAACTTGATGAAGCAGTAACCGTTTCAAATGAAGTAAAACTTGAAGTAACGAAATATTTAGGCTTAGATGGGATAAAAAACTATAAAAATTTAATAATTTACCTTTCAAAAAACTTTGGAAAAGTTTCAGATAATAAATCAGATAATAAATCCACTAATCACTCAGCTAATAAATCAGATAATCTACTAAAAAATCCAATTCTGGCATTAGACTTTGAAAAGCCAAAAGCTGTACCTTGGCAAGGCATAACCTGGGATAATAAATATTTTGAAGAAACAGAAGATTATTTGGAATATGTAAAAGAGAAATACGATTATTCTGAAGAAGAAATGCAAATTAAACCTAAAATAGGCGTAATTTTTTATAGAAACTTTTATATTTCAAACAATAGGCAACATATCGAATTTATATGTAATAACTTATTTGAAAAAGGTGCCCTCCCAATTCCTGTATTCTATGCTAGCTTAGAAAACGATTTAGGCTGTATCGGGATAAGGAAAACCTTTGAAAAGTATTTCTATGCCAATAAAATTGAGAAATTTGGGGAAACCATAATTGACGCACTTTTGAATACGAGCATGTTTACACTCTCAATGGGTACAAGAACTGATTTAATAGAGGGAGAAGCCGAATTTTTGACCAATTTAAATGTACCAATAATACAAGCAAATGTACTTTTAAATGATTTTAAACAGTGGCATGAGTCTATAGCGGGAATGAGCCCTATGGATTTAGTCATAGGGGTTGCAATGCCTGAATTTGATGGTTGTATTATCCATTTTCCGATTTCTAGCTCTGAAAGACTTGGATATAATGAATTAAACACCGAAATAAAAAAATACATCCCTATTGAAGATAGGGCGGAAAAATTAGTCGATATGACAATTAATTATTCAGTTCTCAATAAAAAACCAATCCCTGACAAAAAAATTGCAATAGTATTCCATAATTATCCACCAAGAAATGATAAAATAGCATGTGCTCACGGTTTAGATAGTCCAGAAAGTGTTTTAAACATTTTAAAAACTATGGAAAACGTGGGTTATATTGTAAATACAGAATATGAAAACGGAACAGAACTTATAAAGCAAATGTTAAACTGTGCAACTAATGATTTAAGATATATGACTGAAGATAAGATTAAAAATGCAGTTGGGAAAATTAGTCGAGAAGATTATAAGGAATGGTATGATAACTTATCTGAAAAAGTCAAAAAAGAACTTGTTCGAGATTGGGGTGACATACCGGGCGAAGTTATGAATTTTGATGGTAATTTAATTATTCCGGGAATTTTGGAAGGTAATGTGTTCATTTCAGTACAGCCTCAAAGAGGTTACAGTGATAATAAGGAAGCATTATACCATTCCGTAGATATAGTACCACCTCATCATTATTTAGCGTATTATAAATGGATTAAGAACGTATTCAAGGCAGATGCGGTCATGCACATTGGTAAACATGGTACTCTCGAATGGCTACCTGGCAAAGGTTTGGGACTTTCAGAAGACTGTTACCCAGATGTATGCTCTGAATTACCGAATATATACCCTTACATTGTAAATAACCCTGGAGAAGGTACTCAAGCTAAAAGAAGAGGTTATGCAACAATAATTACGCATTTAATACCACCTATGACCATTTCTGAAATTTATGACGATTTAATGACTCTTGAAAGAAGTATTGATGAATATTATGAGTTAGATGGTACGGAAAATAAAGTAAATGATGTAGCAGACGTAGATATCAATAATAAAGGAGACATTATTGATACTGACAAAATAATGACTGATAAAAAGAAATTCTTAAAACAAGAAATCATTGAAAAGATAAGGGAATTAAAACTTGACGAAGATTTAATGGATTCTAAAATTTTAGATGATTTTGAGACAACCGGTAGAAAAAATAGCGAGAGAACGACAAACAAGGAAGAAGAATCAAATTCAACCGATGAACGATATGTAAATTATTTAAATAGCATAGATAAGGAAGAATTTGATGATTTTTTAACAAAAATACATAATTACTTGGAAGATTTAAAAACGAGACAAATTAATGATGGTTTACACATTATGGGTGTGCCATTATATGATAACAAATTAAATAACATGTTATTTATGATAACTCGTTGGCAATATCAATATTTAGAAATTCTTTCAGGTTGTATGGGTTACAATTGGAATGAATTAAATGAAGATAAAGGTAAAAATCATTTTATAATTGATAAAATCTATGAAATTGGAAGTAATTTATTATTTGAATATGAAAAATTAGATTTCGATAAAAATAGGGTAAATGAATTATATGATTTCTGTAAAAACCCTGAAAATTTAGAAAACCTAAATAATTTAGATAATTTAGAAAACCTAAATAATTTAGATAATTTAGAAAACCTAAATAATTTAGAAAATATGGAAAATATGGAAAAAAAAGACATTCCATACCATATTTCACTTACAAAAGATTTAAAAGAGGTATTGGCAACGATATCCGGCATACACGAAAATCTTATGAAAGTAGATGATGAGTTGACAAACACCGTGAGAGGAATTGCGGGTGAATACATACCTCCAAGGATTGCAGGGGCTCCTACAAGAGATACGAGGTGTATACCTACCGGAAGAAACTTTTATTCTTGTAATCCTGAAGAAATACCTACTAATTCAGCAAATGACTTGGGAATTAAGCTTGCAAATCAATTAATAGACAAATACGTTGCAGAAGAAGGCGACTACCCCGAATACTTAGGTGTAGTTGTTTGGAGTTCACCTACTATGAGGACGAAAGGAGACGATATCGCAGAGATATTGCATCTCTTAGGTGTTAAACCAGTCTGGAAGAATAAAAAAGTGATCGGTACTGAAGTTATACCTTTAGAAGAGCTTAAAAGACCAAGAATTGACGTAACACTAAGAATAAGTGGTTTGTTGAGGGATACATTCCCTCAAATTATTTATTTGATTGACGACGCGATTAAAGTTGTTGCAAAACTCGATGAACCCGATGAAATGAACTTTATTAAAAAACACTACAAAGAAGAAATGGCTGAAAAAATAAATAGCGGAATGTCCGAAGTCGAAGCTGAAAAAACAAGTCTATATAGGATTTTTGGAGATAGGGCAGGCACTTACGGTGCAGGAATCGCTGAATTAATAACCGAGCAAAATTGGGAAACCGTTGAAGATATGGGAAAAGTTTATGTTGAGTGGGGTTGTAATGCTTATGGACGAGATTTCTACGGTGTAGTTGCAAAAGACGAGTTTATAAGACAACTTTCAAGAATACAGGCTACCGTTAAAAATGAGGATAACCAAGAAGGTGATATTCTTGAAGGTGACGACTTTAACAGTTACCACGGCGGTTTAATTGCAGCAGTTACTCATTACTCCGGTAAACAGCCTAAAAGCTACATTGGTGACTCTTCAAATCCAAATAAATTAGAGACAAAACACTTAAAAGAAGAATGTAAGCAGATATTTAGGACAAAAATTATGAATCCAA
- a CDS encoding nitrogenase component 1: MKKDNSNDGNTEKGIKKDILSYTLRDHLFNGIRQHSNWQYHKYGINCKLSGALNTAVELENSKVIVHGCSHCAFNQRLSPRTMYDPAYDVECTNMTEKDVIYGGEEKLRAKIIEVYEKYHPKIITVLPSCIPGLIMDDITGVIATLNDENILKDCKLVHVSSEGFSHRAKNAFERVMKDYTKAWKNPKDVPNYEIRGCGKQEALYSFFKQLYTLKDDKDDLENKKQHLNDKYDKYDKNDKNEVNGSKVVNIESIGLQGFVNKLEVENISKILKRASIDVNLIPTNLEHCKNASSADLNVVMGNIRWAERMKQEFGIKYVKKWFYHYGIEGTEQFFNEIFEEVGLNDEELTSAKQIVKEEKEKAVLKLKNYSEFLGKYNYAVYTSGFFTTPYILKIYLEDYGLPIKYVLLDTKSLKNLNISDETINETVESIQKLFDEWNYDIKIVLNPEIEELNDIAENVDYILGDRHLPYIENIPIINLHLVSSFLYRSSFDLLTEFSKYMVRKIKIKQNSKYQVDNSKLIISNFDYDKVHYPLLDEEVPRNSMKIWREIWAIKSE, translated from the coding sequence ATGAAAAAAGATAATTCAAACGACGGAAATACGGAAAAGGGAATTAAAAAAGATATTTTAAGTTATACACTTAGAGACCATCTTTTTAATGGTATCCGGCAACATTCAAACTGGCAATATCATAAATACGGGATAAACTGTAAACTTTCAGGTGCCTTAAATACTGCCGTAGAACTTGAAAATTCGAAGGTAATAGTTCATGGATGTTCGCATTGTGCCTTTAATCAGCGTCTATCGCCTAGAACAATGTATGATCCGGCTTACGACGTCGAATGTACAAACATGACTGAAAAAGACGTAATTTATGGTGGTGAAGAAAAATTAAGAGCCAAAATAATCGAAGTTTATGAAAAATACCATCCAAAAATAATAACTGTTTTACCATCTTGCATACCTGGTTTAATAATGGACGATATAACCGGAGTTATTGCAACATTAAACGATGAAAATATATTAAAAGACTGTAAATTAGTGCATGTATCTTCTGAAGGCTTTTCACACCGTGCAAAGAATGCCTTTGAACGAGTTATGAAAGACTATACAAAAGCATGGAAAAACCCAAAAGATGTGCCAAATTATGAAATAAGAGGCTGTGGAAAACAGGAGGCGCTCTATTCATTTTTTAAACAGCTTTATACGTTAAAAGATGATAAAGATGATCTTGAAAATAAAAAACAGCACTTAAATGATAAATATGATAAATATGATAAAAATGATAAAAATGAAGTTAATGGTTCAAAAGTTGTTAATATAGAATCCATCGGTTTACAGGGCTTTGTAAACAAATTAGAAGTTGAAAATATTTCTAAAATTTTGAAAAGGGCTTCAATTGATGTAAATTTAATACCTACAAACTTAGAACATTGTAAAAATGCAAGTAGCGCAGATTTAAACGTTGTTATGGGTAATATACGATGGGCAGAACGTATGAAGCAGGAATTTGGCATAAAATACGTTAAAAAATGGTTTTACCATTATGGAATTGAAGGTACAGAGCAATTCTTTAACGAAATATTTGAAGAAGTAGGTTTGAACGATGAAGAGTTAACCAGCGCAAAACAAATTGTTAAAGAAGAAAAAGAAAAAGCAGTTCTTAAATTAAAAAATTACTCTGAATTCTTAGGTAAATATAACTATGCCGTATATACATCTGGATTCTTTACAACCCCGTATATTTTAAAGATATATTTGGAAGATTATGGTTTACCGATTAAATATGTATTATTGGACACTAAATCACTTAAAAATTTAAATATATCTGATGAAACAATTAACGAAACCGTTGAAAGTATTCAAAAATTGTTTGATGAATGGAATTACGATATAAAAATCGTATTAAATCCTGAAATAGAAGAATTGAACGATATTGCTGAAAATGTGGATTATATATTGGGGGATAGACATTTACCATATATTGAAAATATACCAATAATTAATTTGCACCTTGTTTCGTCATTCCTTTACCGTTCAAGTTTTGATTTATTAACTGAGTTTTCAAAATATATGGTTCGTAAAATTAAAATTAAACAAAACTCTAAATATCAAGTGGACAATTCAAAATTGATAATTTCCAATTTTGATTATGATAAAGTTCATTATCCGCTATTAGACGAAGAAGTACCTCGTAATTCCATGAAAATATGGAGAGAAATTTGGGCAATAAAATCAGAGTAA
- a CDS encoding nitrogenase component 1 has translation MDAGKYFGTFRACYGIKDAIILNHAPVGCNWGTMIYGTSQNLNDLRMSSSIMHEQEIVFGGENTLKETLISMDANYDTVKNPLLVLLVGDIPSIIGDDVSGIVEDVEIEKDYVIINAEAFKGDAKKGYEDGLLKLYSLISKNFDEKIERKNKINKINNKKDTKKDTSINSINLIGLCIDDYKIEADLKEIKRILKEFNIDVNCVLSNCTYSEFLNSPNADLNVVIGQGFEFAKIMQKEHDIDYVSVNYPYGIEGTKKFVKSIISKLENNRYIDEESFESKYNSLVDYEPYKRVSVYMNGLYSVPVSIIGDFKAESMAEFLNQELGMDIEVVAHYGEDYKTDVLSSYSTIIFGSSFEKGLSNDLDIPLIRYTYPVFDNVSLSDNIPYAGINGALCLVEDILNSALSRCGKFKYKI, from the coding sequence ATGGACGCAGGTAAATATTTTGGAACTTTTAGGGCGTGTTACGGGATTAAAGATGCTATAATCTTAAATCACGCCCCTGTAGGCTGTAATTGGGGCACTATGATATATGGAACTTCTCAAAACTTAAATGATTTGAGAATGTCATCTAGTATTATGCACGAACAAGAAATCGTATTTGGTGGGGAAAATACATTAAAAGAGACTTTAATTTCAATGGATGCCAATTATGATACTGTTAAAAACCCCTTATTAGTATTGCTCGTAGGAGATATTCCATCTATAATCGGGGACGATGTAAGTGGAATTGTAGAGGATGTAGAGATTGAAAAAGATTACGTTATAATAAATGCGGAAGCTTTTAAGGGAGATGCTAAAAAAGGATACGAAGACGGACTTTTAAAGCTATACTCATTAATTTCAAAGAATTTTGATGAAAAAATTGAACGTAAAAATAAAATTAATAAAATTAATAATAAAAAAGATACTAAAAAAGATACTAGTATCAATTCTATAAACTTAATTGGTCTTTGTATCGACGATTACAAAATTGAAGCTGATTTAAAGGAAATTAAACGAATTTTAAAGGAATTCAATATTGATGTCAATTGTGTACTTTCAAATTGTACTTATTCAGAGTTTTTAAATTCCCCTAACGCAGATTTAAACGTTGTTATTGGACAAGGCTTTGAATTTGCCAAAATTATGCAAAAAGAACATGATATAGACTATGTTTCTGTAAACTACCCTTATGGAATTGAAGGAACTAAAAAATTTGTAAAATCAATAATTTCCAAATTAGAAAATAATAGGTATATTGATGAAGAATCTTTTGAATCAAAATATAATAGCCTCGTGGATTACGAACCTTATAAAAGGGTTTCAGTATATATGAATGGTCTTTATTCAGTGCCTGTATCAATTATAGGTGATTTTAAAGCTGAATCTATGGCAGAATTTTTAAATCAGGAACTGGGAATGGATATTGAAGTAGTCGCTCACTATGGTGAAGACTATAAAACAGACGTTCTATCCTCGTATAGTACAATTATTTTTGGCAGTAGCTTTGAAAAAGGACTTTCCAACGACTTAGACATACCCCTTATACGATACACATACCCAGTATTCGATAATGTATCATTATCAGATAATATACCTTACGCAGGTATAAACGGAGCATTATGCCTCGTAGAAGACATTTTAAACTCTGCTTTGAGTAGATGTGGTAAATTTAAATATAAAATTTAA
- a CDS encoding adenosylcobinamide amidohydrolase, with the protein MHYQNITDDSVKIEKLFKKDDWVAKRFKHTVEIKDESEKTKTLVVEFENPRKVLSTTDGMVTVDYVGNNSIPVPFWDKVHSYKDYRKQIFEKIEISKEEIALLATGANMDNLSIHYEEFDEFYVVALSTAGALGNAIRLGDERADYIEKDFETYCINEDGTITKKEKVGTVNIIVITNADLTEGAMAKAIISITEAKTNVFLDLGVKSTKHPELQSTGTGTDSVIIVGGNGSKVGYTGGHTKLGEMIAKCVKRSVREAMILQDELNYDFEE; encoded by the coding sequence ATGCATTATCAAAATATAACTGATGACAGCGTAAAAATAGAAAAGTTATTTAAAAAAGACGATTGGGTGGCTAAAAGGTTTAAACACACCGTTGAAATTAAAGATGAAAGTGAAAAAACCAAAACATTAGTTGTAGAATTTGAAAATCCTAGGAAAGTTCTTTCAACAACTGATGGAATGGTTACTGTAGATTACGTAGGTAATAACTCAATCCCTGTGCCATTCTGGGACAAAGTGCACTCGTACAAAGACTACCGAAAACAGATATTTGAAAAAATTGAGATATCCAAAGAAGAAATAGCACTTTTAGCAACTGGGGCAAATATGGATAATTTATCCATACACTACGAAGAATTTGATGAATTTTACGTTGTTGCACTTTCAACCGCAGGAGCTTTGGGTAATGCCATAAGACTTGGGGATGAAAGGGCAGATTATATCGAAAAAGATTTTGAAACATACTGTATAAACGAAGACGGTACAATTACTAAAAAAGAGAAAGTCGGTACTGTAAACATAATCGTCATTACAAACGCAGATTTAACCGAAGGAGCTATGGCAAAAGCTATTATTTCAATTACGGAAGCTAAAACCAATGTATTTTTAGATTTGGGCGTAAAAAGTACAAAACATCCTGAATTACAATCAACCGGTACGGGTACCGATAGCGTAATCATAGTTGGAGGAAATGGTTCAAAAGTTGGATATACTGGAGGACACACCAAGCTAGGTGAAATGATAGCAAAATGTGTAAAAAGAAGTGTAAGAGAAGCTATGATACTTCAAGATGAATTGAATTATGATTTTGAGGAATAA
- a CDS encoding FecCD family ABC transporter permease — MDEENNLKDNLKDNLKDNLKENILDKTNNTLNKIYKKKSYKYLVLLFLLIICIILFIISIYYGGNAESVSVGDITQAILHHTTGEVYKDVIIKEIRFPKVFGAILVGMALAGSGLMLQVLFRNLLASPYTTGISSGVLLMVSLVLFVNSFSEFFKAFMGYETLIAGWIGGLLSTLILIAIAHKSSESNSIIIISLLASYMFSGLTSYLISNAPVDSVKQYYGFSMGEVSKLTLDSLYPMTFAMIVFIILGIYLVKPLNALLFGENYAKSFGANIKQIRIKILLTTSFVVGLIIPLVGLMAFVGISGPYLARPIIKTSDNRYLLPASMLVGAILMLVCYLISLKYYLPIALLTNTNSLTILPIGAVLDIVGGIVVLYLIIKGEKKLIIQ; from the coding sequence ATGGATGAAGAAAATAATTTAAAAGATAATTTAAAAGATAATTTAAAAGATAATTTAAAAGAGAATATATTGGATAAAACTAACAATACATTAAATAAAATATATAAGAAAAAATCTTATAAATATCTGGTATTGTTATTTTTATTAATAATCTGTATCATATTGTTTATAATATCTATTTATTATGGGGGAAACGCAGAATCCGTATCTGTAGGTGATATTACTCAGGCAATATTACATCATACGACCGGCGAGGTTTACAAAGATGTAATTATAAAAGAAATAAGGTTTCCTAAGGTATTTGGTGCCATACTCGTAGGTATGGCATTAGCAGGCAGTGGTTTAATGTTGCAGGTTTTATTTAGAAACTTACTGGCTTCTCCATACACTACGGGAATATCAAGCGGAGTTTTACTAATGGTTTCATTGGTACTTTTCGTAAATTCATTTTCGGAATTTTTTAAGGCTTTTATGGGCTACGAAACACTAATAGCGGGTTGGATTGGTGGTTTACTTTCCACGTTAATCTTAATAGCAATAGCTCATAAGTCGTCTGAATCGAATAGTATAATTATAATATCATTACTTGCAAGTTACATGTTTTCTGGTTTAACATCTTATTTAATCAGCAATGCTCCTGTAGACTCAGTTAAACAATATTATGGGTTTTCAATGGGTGAAGTATCGAAATTAACTTTAGACAGTTTATATCCGATGACTTTTGCAATGATAGTGTTTATAATATTGGGTATCTACCTTGTAAAGCCACTTAATGCGTTATTATTTGGTGAAAACTACGCAAAAAGCTTTGGGGCAAATATTAAGCAAATTAGGATTAAAATTTTATTGACTACTTCATTTGTAGTTGGTTTGATAATTCCTTTAGTTGGTTTAATGGCTTTTGTAGGTATTTCAGGACCTTATTTGGCAAGACCGATTATAAAAACCTCGGATAATAGGTATCTACTACCTGCTAGTATGTTAGTTGGCGCAATTTTGATGTTGGTGTGTTACTTGATATCTTTAAAGTATTATTTACCGATAGCATTGCTTACAAATACCAATTCTTTGACTATATTGCCAATAGGTGCCGTATTGGATATTGTAGGGGGTATAGTAGTATTATACTTAATTATTAAAGGGGAGAAAAAACTTATAATTCAATAA
- a CDS encoding FecCD family ABC transporter permease has product MKKFTKLCILLSFILFFVILLSLMLGTIPISISDIIAYILNGTTGSRTTDLLLAKMRATRTAGALLAGMGISLAGILMQSYFRNPLADPYLMGASSGAMLGVVAYGIITLSLTSTLGTSSFSMVLFAYLGTLVVMSLVTAIAKITRQVSTLLISGIMVSALASGFTTILIYTGDILGGDGEKLHGIISWGMGAVNNLYWNQIGVMALLIIPFMIFSILALSKNMDANVLGDNYATSIGIDLKSFKRKLLLISSILTATVVAFTGPIGFIGMFCPIIARLINKSAKHNELIPLSILLGPIFLIIADILTRPGVFLSANANALPLLCPLSIMGAPIAIYMYTKSKNFTM; this is encoded by the coding sequence TTGAAAAAATTTACAAAATTATGTATTTTACTTAGTTTCATATTGTTTTTTGTTATTTTGTTAAGTCTTATGCTCGGTACAATACCCATTTCTATTTCAGACATCATAGCCTATATTTTAAATGGTACTACTGGAAGCAGGACTACTGACTTATTACTTGCCAAAATGAGGGCGACTAGGACAGCAGGTGCTTTATTGGCAGGTATGGGTATTTCATTAGCGGGAATACTAATGCAGAGTTATTTTAGAAATCCCTTGGCAGACCCGTATTTAATGGGTGCTTCAAGTGGTGCAATGCTAGGTGTTGTGGCGTATGGGATTATAACGTTGTCGTTAACCTCGACACTAGGCACATCTTCGTTTAGCATGGTTTTATTTGCATATCTGGGTACTTTGGTAGTAATGTCTTTAGTTACCGCTATTGCCAAAATAACCAGGCAAGTTTCAACCCTTTTAATATCTGGAATAATGGTAAGTGCTTTAGCATCCGGATTTACAACCATTTTAATATATACTGGTGATATACTAGGGGGAGATGGCGAAAAACTACATGGAATTATTAGTTGGGGTATGGGGGCTGTTAACAACCTCTATTGGAACCAAATAGGTGTTATGGCACTTTTAATAATACCTTTCATGATATTTTCAATATTGGCACTCTCCAAAAATATGGATGCAAATGTTTTGGGGGATAATTATGCAACAAGCATTGGAATAGACCTTAAGTCATTTAAAAGAAAGTTATTATTAATATCGTCCATATTAACAGCTACAGTAGTGGCTTTTACCGGACCTATTGGATTTATTGGTATGTTTTGTCCAATAATAGCCAGACTGATTAATAAGTCTGCAAAGCATAACGAATTAATTCCTTTATCTATCTTGTTGGGCCCAATATTTTTAATAATTGCAGATATTTTAACACGCCCTGGTGTTTTTTTATCGGCAAATGCAAATGCTTTGCCACTCTTATGTCCATTATCGATTATGGGTGCCCCTATTGCAATATATATGTATACAAAATCTAAAAATTTCACGATGTAA